A stretch of the Capsicum annuum cultivar UCD-10X-F1 chromosome 10, UCD10Xv1.1, whole genome shotgun sequence genome encodes the following:
- the LOC124887701 gene encoding putative F-box protein At5g44220, giving the protein MRRNKGTTKISSIKKEIPSDIVLKRRKKMNEITTIIKKEMPCDVVKRKKTKKITSSYTVAKDIPSDIIFQVLSKLSIKTLDRFKCVSMSWSSMIHQPEFMKAHTPCDGILIHLLPKYTILPGNNISYMMKGLFYASINYGKNNEEFTQRVRLPYCGGYKDITPIVNGLACLYTGHQGSLFNISTLELMELPSSSLRDEARSVWYALGFDAMDNVYKFLKVSTIANRLVYEILTLESSSRSA; this is encoded by the coding sequence ATGCGTCGTAACAAAGGTACTACTAAAATTAGTAGTATCAAGAAAGAAATCCCTTCGGACATCGTGTTGAaaaggaggaagaagatgaatgaAATTACTACTATTATCAAGAAAGAAATGCCTTGTGACGTCGTGAAAAGGAAGAAAACGAAGAAGATTACTAGTAGCTACACTGTAGCTAAAGATATCCCTTCTGATATTATCTTCCAAGTGCTCTCCAAACTGTCCATTAAGACATTGGACAGATTTAAGTGTGTATCGATGTCTTGGTCTTCAATGATCCATCAACCTGAATTCATGAAAGCTCATACGCCTTGTGACGGTATTCTCATACATCTCTTGCCCAAGTATACTATCTTGCCTGGCAATAACATATCGTATATGATGAAAGGCCTTTTTTACGCGTCTATAAATTATGGGAAGAATAATGAAGAGTTTACTCAGCGAGTACGTTTGCCTTATTGTGGTGGTTATAAGGATATTACTCCGATTGTAAATGGCCTTGCTTGCCTTTACACGGGTCATCAAGGTTCACTTTTTAATATATCTACTCTTGAACTTATGGAGCTTCCTTCTTCAAGTTTACGTGATGAAGCACGTAGTGTTTGGTATGCTCTTGGTTTTGATGCTATGGATAACGTGTACAAATTTCTTAAAGTTAGTACCATTGCCAATCGACTAGTCTATGAGATTCTCACGCTTGAATCAAGTTCAAGATCAGCATAG
- the LOC107845898 gene encoding GDSL esterase/lipase CPRD49 — translation MGPHSSGLGPHVPLPEYIENMRKIATHLKGLSENIRIIFLCCPPIDEVKVHENTSSCFSELVRTNKLCRQYSKACIELCKEMNLKFVDLWTAL, via the exons ATGGGACCTCATTCATCTGGATTGGGTCCACATGTACCTCTTCCAGAATACATCGAGAACATGAGAAAAATTGCAACTCATCTCAAG GGTCTCTCGGAGAATATCCGCATAATCTTTCTCTGTTGTCCACCTATTGACGAGGTCAAAGTTCATGAAAATACAAG TTCATGTTTCAGTGAGTTGGTTCGAACAAATAAGTTGTGTCGACAGTATTCCAAGGCCTGCATTGAGCTGTGCAAAGAGATGAATCTAAAGTTTGTTGATCTTTGGACAGCACTTTAG